One region of Acidovorax sp. T1 genomic DNA includes:
- a CDS encoding response regulator, which yields MHILIVEDNTLVASGIQTGLELHGFTSDTAASVAQARAHMARRDFDACVLDLGLPDGDGIDLLRHWRAQGRDVPVLILTARGTIEDKMAGFQTGTDDYLTKPFDLQELVMRLRALLRRAGGRAGDLMMLGDCQVNMATGEISREGKPVEIARREWALLSALVQARGRVLSPAQLHNSLYGLDLDVGSNTVNVHVHHLRKKLGADVIDTVRGQGFRLGARYCDSTT from the coding sequence ATGCACATTCTGATCGTCGAAGACAACACCCTGGTTGCCAGCGGCATCCAGACCGGGCTGGAACTGCATGGCTTCACCAGCGACACGGCGGCCAGCGTGGCCCAGGCCAGAGCCCACATGGCCCGCCGTGACTTTGATGCCTGCGTGCTGGACCTGGGCCTGCCCGATGGCGACGGCATCGACCTGCTGCGCCACTGGCGCGCGCAGGGGCGGGATGTGCCGGTGCTCATCCTCACCGCACGCGGCACCATCGAGGACAAGATGGCCGGTTTTCAGACGGGCACCGATGACTACCTGACCAAGCCCTTCGATCTGCAGGAGCTGGTGATGCGACTGCGCGCGTTGCTGCGCCGCGCGGGCGGGCGTGCCGGCGATCTGATGATGCTGGGCGACTGCCAGGTCAACATGGCGACGGGCGAGATCTCCCGCGAAGGCAAGCCCGTGGAGATTGCGCGCCGCGAATGGGCGCTGCTGTCGGCACTGGTGCAGGCGCGCGGGCGCGTGCTGAGCCCGGCGCAGCTGCACAACAGTCTCTATGGACTGGACCTGGACGTGGGCAGCAACACCGTCAACGTGCACGTGCACCACCTGCGCAAGAAGCTGGGTGCCGACGTGATCGACACCGTGCGCGGTCAAGGTTTTCGCCTTGGCGCCCGCTACTGCGACAGCACGACATGA
- a CDS encoding integration host factor subunit alpha: protein MIEFAVESIETPALTKAQLADLLFDQIGLNKRESKDMIDAFFDLIAQRLVDGKDVKLSGFGNFQIRTKAPRPGRNPRTGEAIPIQARRVVTFHASSKLKEQIQSAASVPALALV from the coding sequence GTGATTGAATTTGCGGTAGAAAGTATCGAAACCCCTGCGCTGACCAAGGCGCAACTGGCCGACCTGCTGTTCGATCAGATCGGGTTGAACAAGCGCGAGTCCAAGGACATGATCGACGCTTTCTTTGACCTGATTGCGCAACGCCTGGTGGACGGCAAGGACGTCAAGCTTTCGGGTTTTGGCAACTTCCAGATCCGGACCAAGGCGCCGCGACCGGGCCGAAACCCGCGCACCGGTGAAGCCATTCCCATCCAGGCGCGCAGGGTGGTGACTTTTCATGCCAGCAGCAAACTCAAGGAGCAAATCCAGTCTGCTGCTTCGGTTCCGGCTTTGGCTTTGGTGTGA
- the pheS gene encoding phenylalanine--tRNA ligase subunit alpha — MNELDSLVESATQLFAQSATPADLENAKAQFLGKSGRVTELMKGMAQLSVEEKKSRGAAINVAKQAIEAALTARRQALADAELQVQLKAEALDVSLPGRQRGQGGLHPVSLTLERIQGIFGSMGFDVAEGPEIETDWFNFTALNTPEDHPARSMHDTFYVEGGTPGAPNLLRTHTSPVQVRHAVQHVKTHRALLDAGQPMPEIRVIVPGRTYRVDSDATHSPMFHQCEGLWIGENVSFKDLKVIFTAFCRTFFESDDLVLRFRPSFFPFTEPSAEIDIQFQAGPLAGRWLEVAGSGQVHPNVVRNMGLDPEKYIGFAFGMGPDRLTMLRYGVNDLRLFFDGDIRFLSQFQ; from the coding sequence ATGAACGAGTTGGATTCCCTGGTCGAGAGCGCGACGCAACTGTTTGCCCAAAGCGCCACCCCTGCTGACCTCGAAAACGCCAAGGCGCAGTTTTTGGGCAAGTCGGGCCGCGTGACCGAGCTCATGAAGGGCATGGCGCAGCTGTCCGTCGAGGAGAAAAAGTCTCGCGGTGCGGCCATCAACGTGGCCAAGCAGGCCATCGAGGCAGCTCTCACTGCGCGCCGCCAGGCATTGGCCGACGCCGAACTGCAGGTGCAGCTCAAGGCCGAAGCGCTGGACGTGAGCCTGCCAGGCCGCCAGCGCGGGCAGGGTGGTCTGCACCCGGTATCGCTCACGCTCGAACGCATCCAGGGTATCTTCGGCTCCATGGGTTTCGACGTGGCCGAAGGCCCCGAGATCGAAACCGACTGGTTTAACTTCACCGCACTGAACACGCCGGAAGACCATCCCGCGCGTTCCATGCACGACACCTTCTATGTCGAGGGCGGCACCCCCGGCGCCCCCAACCTGCTGCGCACCCACACCAGCCCGGTGCAGGTGCGCCACGCGGTCCAGCACGTCAAGACCCACCGTGCACTGTTGGATGCCGGCCAGCCCATGCCCGAGATTCGCGTCATCGTGCCGGGTCGCACCTACCGCGTGGACAGCGATGCCACGCATTCGCCCATGTTCCACCAGTGCGAAGGCCTGTGGATTGGTGAGAACGTGAGCTTCAAGGACCTGAAGGTCATCTTCACGGCCTTCTGCCGCACCTTCTTTGAAAGCGACGACCTCGTGCTGCGCTTTCGTCCCAGCTTCTTCCCGTTCACCGAGCCCAGCGCCGAGATCGACATCCAGTTCCAGGCGGGCCCATTGGCTGGCCGCTGGCTCGAAGTGGCTGGCTCGGGCCAGGTGCACCCCAACGTGGTGCGCAACATGGGGCTCGACCCCGAGAAGTACATCGGCTTTGCCTTCGGCATGGGGCCTGACCGGCTGACCATGCTGCGCTATGGCGTGAACGACCTGCGCCTGTTCTTCGACGGCGATATCCGCTTTCTGTCGCAGTTCCAATAA
- a CDS encoding ATP-binding protein yields MTPLPKSLRLRLVLGLSLTMCLIWGGVAAWQFTNMQRELRTMLDDRLIASARMVAGIVVQFQPMQLATAPRAQNDALLSVIARDGVACEVSLVRSEVDFLPIARTNNIPDMASAGSAGFGQITKGGKQWRTYVLEENGVRVATADRLDMRDHLVQTFLRSLVLPFALALVGVLLLTWWICTLSLQPLQRLRDELAERPPQDPTPVKSGHDIKELAPLVDSLNQLLERMDASIEHERRWTTDAAHELRTPLTAIKTHVQVAQMALAANTPNAPQDRVANALRQAGEGIDHMHATLEQLLQLARVETATAGDTRHTVGTDIAQAFRLACRQSLHRAKNEGSAVPAITLDAREVPSEPAAWETVQLPLAPALLTCAITNLVDNALRYHRGPTSVSATLQWHAGTAGDGQVEICVRDQGPGLTADECGQALKRFWRKSGSDPGSGLGLTIVHRIAESAGGTLVLEPGTPGLVARLRLPTCAADAAPAHGIAPG; encoded by the coding sequence ATGACGCCCCTGCCGAAAAGTCTGCGCCTGCGTTTGGTGCTGGGCCTGAGCCTCACCATGTGCCTCATCTGGGGCGGCGTGGCGGCCTGGCAATTCACCAACATGCAGCGCGAACTGCGCACCATGCTGGACGATCGGCTGATCGCCTCGGCCCGAATGGTGGCAGGCATCGTGGTGCAGTTCCAACCCATGCAACTGGCCACCGCACCGCGTGCGCAAAACGATGCACTGCTCTCGGTGATAGCGCGCGATGGCGTGGCCTGCGAGGTGAGCCTGGTTCGCAGCGAGGTGGATTTTTTGCCCATCGCCAGAACCAACAATATTCCTGACATGGCGTCCGCAGGCAGCGCGGGTTTTGGCCAGATCACCAAGGGCGGAAAGCAGTGGCGCACCTATGTGCTGGAGGAAAACGGCGTGCGCGTGGCCACCGCCGACCGGCTGGACATGCGCGATCATCTGGTGCAGACCTTCCTGCGCTCGCTGGTGCTGCCTTTTGCCCTGGCGCTTGTCGGCGTCCTGCTGCTCACGTGGTGGATCTGCACGCTCAGCCTGCAGCCACTGCAGCGTTTGCGCGACGAGCTGGCTGAACGCCCGCCGCAAGACCCAACGCCCGTCAAGTCAGGCCACGACATCAAGGAACTGGCCCCGCTCGTCGACAGCCTGAACCAGCTGCTGGAGCGCATGGACGCCAGCATTGAACATGAACGCCGCTGGACCACAGATGCGGCACACGAGCTGCGCACCCCCCTCACGGCCATCAAGACCCATGTGCAAGTCGCGCAAATGGCGCTGGCTGCCAATACACCGAATGCCCCGCAGGACAGGGTGGCCAACGCCTTGCGCCAGGCGGGTGAGGGCATCGACCACATGCACGCAACGCTGGAGCAGCTACTGCAGCTGGCTCGCGTGGAAACGGCCACTGCCGGCGACACGCGCCACACAGTGGGTACCGATATTGCGCAAGCCTTTCGACTGGCCTGCCGGCAATCCCTGCACCGCGCCAAAAACGAAGGCAGCGCAGTGCCCGCCATAACGCTGGACGCGCGCGAGGTGCCGTCCGAGCCCGCGGCCTGGGAAACCGTCCAGTTGCCCCTGGCGCCGGCGCTGCTGACCTGCGCCATCACCAACCTTGTAGACAACGCACTGCGCTACCACCGTGGCCCGACATCCGTGAGCGCCACGCTGCAATGGCACGCAGGCACCGCTGGCGACGGGCAGGTGGAAATTTGCGTGCGTGACCAGGGGCCGGGCCTCACGGCAGATGAATGCGGGCAGGCGCTGAAGCGCTTTTGGCGCAAGTCTGGCAGCGATCCGGGCAGTGGACTGGGGCTGACCATCGTGCACCGCATCGCAGAAAGTGCGGGCGGCACGCTGGTGCTGGAGCCCGGCACACCCGGCCTGGTCGCCCGGCTGCGGCTGCCCACTTGCGCTGCAGATGCCGCCCCTGCGCATGGCATTGCACCAGGCTGA
- a CDS encoding TlpA disulfide reductase family protein — protein sequence MERMLHLGPLVLPWALLIMLAGWQLGVWVHERLSVRRGLAPGPHGWRMALVALLAARLGFVLRYTDEYVAAPWSIINIRDGGWEPWAGLGAALLYCTVLWLRRSPWRRPATAGLATFTAVWLAGLALLHATAPPRVADLPPWHGVALDARTVSLPDLRGQPVVVNLWASWCPPCRREMPVLLQARNAKPQIRFLWVNQGEAPDVVSRFATQHGLPHADVVLDQASQLGSSLGYKALPTTLFYDGQGRLAAVRAGELSAATLADNLALISSPMIPMIPASPASPAK from the coding sequence ATGGAACGCATGCTGCATTTAGGCCCGCTGGTGCTGCCCTGGGCACTGCTCATCATGCTGGCCGGCTGGCAACTGGGCGTCTGGGTGCATGAACGCCTGTCCGTGCGCCGGGGCCTTGCGCCCGGCCCGCACGGCTGGCGAATGGCTCTTGTGGCGCTGCTGGCAGCGCGCCTGGGCTTTGTGCTGCGCTACACCGATGAATATGTCGCTGCACCCTGGTCGATCATCAACATCCGCGACGGTGGCTGGGAACCCTGGGCCGGCCTGGGTGCCGCCCTGCTCTACTGCACCGTGTTGTGGTTGCGGCGCAGCCCCTGGCGCCGGCCTGCAACGGCAGGTCTGGCCACGTTCACTGCCGTCTGGCTGGCGGGCCTGGCGCTGCTGCACGCCACGGCCCCACCACGCGTGGCAGACCTGCCACCCTGGCACGGCGTGGCACTGGATGCGCGCACCGTCTCACTGCCAGATCTGCGCGGCCAACCCGTGGTGGTGAATCTATGGGCCAGCTGGTGCCCGCCCTGCAGGCGCGAGATGCCGGTGCTGCTGCAAGCGCGCAATGCAAAGCCACAAATCCGCTTCCTGTGGGTCAACCAAGGCGAGGCGCCCGATGTCGTCTCACGCTTTGCCACCCAGCATGGCTTGCCGCATGCCGATGTGGTGCTGGACCAAGCCTCCCAGCTGGGCAGCAGCCTGGGCTACAAGGCCCTGCCCACAACGCTGTTCTATGACGGCCAGGGCCGATTGGCCGCAGTGCGCGCGGGTGAGCTGTCTGCCGCAACGCTGGCAGACAACCTGGCGCTGATCTCCAGCCCCATGATTCCCATGATTCCCGCGAGTCCCGCGAGTCCCGCCAAATGA
- the rplT gene encoding 50S ribosomal protein L20 has protein sequence MPRVKRGVTARARHKKVLALAKGFRGRRGNVFRIAKQAVMKAGQYAYRDRRTKKRVFRQLWIARINAAARELGLTYSQFANGLKKASIEIDRKMLADLAVHDKAAFGSIVEQVKAKLAA, from the coding sequence ATGCCTCGCGTCAAACGTGGTGTAACGGCCCGTGCCCGTCACAAGAAAGTTCTCGCCCTTGCAAAGGGTTTCCGTGGTCGCCGCGGTAACGTCTTCCGTATCGCCAAACAGGCGGTAATGAAGGCTGGGCAATATGCCTACCGTGACCGCCGCACCAAGAAGCGCGTGTTCCGCCAGTTGTGGATCGCCCGTATCAACGCCGCTGCCCGTGAACTGGGCCTGACCTACAGCCAGTTCGCCAACGGCCTGAAGAAGGCATCCATCGAGATCGACCGCAAGATGCTGGCCGACCTCGCCGTGCACGACAAGGCTGCCTTTGGCAGCATCGTGGAACAAGTCAAGGCCAAGCTGGCTGCTTGA
- a CDS encoding tetrathionate reductase subunit A, with protein sequence MTDKNQPPVPQHAGSTDTSPEMNRRRMLLRGGAVAGGLAAFAAGYGETVVKGAKGLVTGTSGTPTKSATRGNALTPEFRIDPVTGQLTTQPGQVVSPSSCLGCWTQCGIRVRVDTGHNQILRVAGNPYHPLATTHHAPMETPVREVYAMLGGDNGLEGRATSCARGSAMFEHQTAPHRVLQPLKRVGPRGSGQWKTIAFEDLVKEICEGGDLFGEGHVDGLRAIRDVQTLIDPENPEYGPKANQLLVTDASNEGRTPLINRFARQSFGTVNVSNHGAYCGQTYRVGTAAALGNLAGMPHGKPDWKYSRFGLFIGTAPAQAGNPFQRMGRELSEARSRAQNTYQYVVVSPILPMSSSHAAGDNNRWLPIKPTTDLALVMGMIRWIIDNERYDARFLSQPGPSAMAAAGEAAWSNASHLLINDAKHPRYGQFLRGADLGLPLPEPVDEKTPAEDVYVVQLADGSLAPHTVAQPAELVVQRDFTPIKAADATEEPAPMAVCTSFVKLREEARRQTLQEYSDKCGVPVKDIEDLAREFTSHGKQAVANSHGGTMSGAGFYTAYAIAMLNNLIGNLNVKGGWVLDAGPFGPFGPGPRYNFAQFPGAVKPTGVALSRTRFPYEKTSEFKRKKEAGQNPYPAKAPWYPAPGGMSSEMLAAGLLGYPYPVKAWVNHMSNPVYAICGFENTLVDAIKDPKKLPLFISVDPFINETSALADYIVPDTVTYESWGIGAPWADVVAKSSTVRWPVVEPATARTTDGKPVSFESFVFAVAKQLGLPGFGKNAMSTKEGEPLDLESSEDFYLRGMCNIAYQAGKPVPEASEDDIAITGLTRWMPDLEKRLKPEEVRRVAMVMSRGGRFDKIDDAWNGEQVKAAHKFPVQLWHEGLAKMRHSMTGERYVGCPTWYPTRFASGTSMREHFPESDWPLTLSSYKSNLMSSMSIAASRLRQVHPHNPISLNRDDAARLGIANGDRIEVSTPGARVQGVALVRGGIAQGAVAIEYGYGHKQLGAVAHTVDGKLTAHNPQHGQGVNLNSLGFADPTRPAKDNVWIDWVSGAVVRQGLPVKVRRV encoded by the coding sequence ATGACCGACAAAAACCAACCTCCCGTTCCTCAACACGCTGGCAGCACTGACACCAGCCCCGAAATGAACCGCCGCCGCATGCTGCTGCGCGGCGGCGCCGTGGCCGGTGGCCTGGCTGCGTTTGCCGCCGGATACGGCGAGACGGTGGTCAAGGGAGCCAAGGGCCTGGTTACGGGCACATCCGGCACACCCACCAAAAGCGCCACACGCGGAAACGCACTGACACCAGAGTTCCGCATCGACCCCGTGACGGGCCAGCTCACCACCCAGCCTGGCCAGGTGGTCAGCCCCAGCAGCTGCCTGGGCTGCTGGACACAGTGCGGTATCCGTGTGCGTGTCGACACCGGGCACAACCAAATCCTGCGCGTCGCCGGCAACCCCTACCACCCGCTGGCCACCACGCACCATGCACCCATGGAAACGCCGGTGCGTGAGGTGTACGCCATGCTGGGCGGCGACAACGGCCTGGAAGGCCGCGCCACCAGCTGTGCGCGCGGCTCGGCCATGTTCGAGCACCAGACCGCACCGCATCGCGTGCTGCAGCCGCTCAAGCGGGTGGGCCCGCGCGGCTCGGGCCAATGGAAGACCATCGCGTTCGAGGATCTGGTCAAGGAAATCTGTGAAGGCGGCGACCTGTTCGGCGAAGGCCATGTGGACGGACTGCGGGCCATCCGCGATGTGCAAACGCTGATCGACCCCGAGAACCCCGAATACGGCCCAAAGGCCAACCAGCTACTGGTGACCGATGCCTCCAACGAAGGTCGCACGCCCTTGATCAACCGCTTTGCCCGCCAGTCTTTTGGCACCGTGAACGTGTCCAACCACGGCGCCTACTGCGGCCAGACCTACCGGGTGGGCACGGCAGCCGCCTTGGGCAACCTTGCCGGCATGCCCCACGGCAAGCCAGACTGGAAGTACTCGCGTTTCGGCCTGTTTATCGGCACCGCGCCGGCACAGGCTGGCAACCCCTTTCAGCGAATGGGACGTGAGCTGTCCGAGGCACGCTCGCGTGCACAGAACACGTACCAGTACGTGGTTGTCTCGCCCATCCTGCCCATGTCCTCCAGCCATGCGGCAGGTGACAACAACCGCTGGTTGCCCATCAAGCCCACCACCGATCTCGCTCTGGTCATGGGCATGATCCGCTGGATCATTGACAACGAGCGCTACGACGCCCGGTTCCTCAGCCAGCCCGGTCCGTCCGCCATGGCCGCCGCAGGCGAGGCCGCGTGGAGCAACGCCAGCCACCTGCTGATCAACGATGCGAAGCATCCGCGTTACGGGCAGTTCTTGCGCGGAGCGGACTTGGGGCTGCCCCTGCCCGAGCCGGTGGACGAGAAAACACCCGCCGAAGATGTGTATGTGGTGCAACTGGCCGACGGCAGCCTTGCCCCGCACACCGTGGCCCAGCCCGCTGAGCTGGTGGTGCAGCGCGACTTCACCCCGATCAAGGCAGCCGACGCCACCGAGGAGCCCGCGCCGATGGCCGTCTGCACATCGTTCGTCAAACTGCGCGAAGAAGCGCGGCGCCAGACGCTGCAGGAATACTCGGACAAGTGCGGCGTGCCGGTGAAGGACATTGAAGATCTGGCGCGCGAATTCACCAGCCACGGCAAGCAGGCCGTGGCCAACTCGCACGGCGGCACCATGAGCGGTGCAGGTTTTTACACCGCCTACGCCATCGCCATGCTGAACAACCTGATCGGCAACCTCAACGTCAAGGGCGGCTGGGTTCTTGATGCCGGCCCCTTCGGCCCCTTTGGCCCTGGCCCGCGCTACAACTTTGCGCAGTTCCCTGGCGCGGTCAAACCCACGGGTGTGGCCCTTTCACGCACGCGCTTCCCCTACGAAAAAACCAGCGAATTCAAACGCAAAAAGGAAGCCGGCCAGAACCCCTATCCCGCCAAGGCTCCGTGGTATCCCGCCCCCGGGGGCATGAGCAGCGAAATGCTGGCCGCCGGCCTGCTGGGCTACCCCTACCCGGTGAAGGCGTGGGTCAACCACATGAGCAACCCGGTGTATGCCATCTGCGGTTTCGAGAACACGCTGGTGGACGCCATCAAAGACCCGAAGAAGCTGCCGCTGTTCATCTCGGTGGACCCGTTCATCAACGAGACCTCGGCCCTGGCCGACTACATCGTGCCCGACACCGTGACCTACGAGAGCTGGGGCATCGGCGCCCCATGGGCCGACGTGGTTGCCAAGAGCTCTACCGTGCGCTGGCCCGTGGTCGAACCCGCCACCGCCAGGACCACCGACGGCAAGCCCGTGAGCTTTGAAAGCTTCGTGTTCGCTGTCGCCAAACAGCTGGGCCTTCCCGGCTTCGGCAAGAACGCCATGAGCACCAAAGAGGGCGAACCGCTGGACCTGGAGTCGTCCGAAGACTTCTACCTGCGTGGCATGTGCAACATTGCCTACCAGGCCGGCAAGCCTGTGCCCGAAGCCAGCGAGGACGACATCGCCATCACCGGCCTCACCCGCTGGATGCCCGATCTGGAAAAGCGCCTCAAACCCGAGGAAGTGCGCCGCGTTGCCATGGTGATGAGCCGCGGCGGGCGCTTCGACAAGATCGACGACGCCTGGAATGGCGAACAGGTCAAGGCCGCCCACAAGTTCCCGGTGCAGCTTTGGCACGAAGGCCTGGCCAAGATGCGCCACTCGATGACAGGCGAGCGCTACGTGGGCTGCCCCACCTGGTACCCCACCCGCTTTGCCAGCGGTACGAGCATGCGCGAGCATTTCCCCGAAAGCGACTGGCCGCTCACCCTGAGCTCCTACAAATCCAACCTGATGAGCTCGATGTCGATTGCGGCCTCGCGCCTGCGCCAGGTGCACCCACACAACCCCATCAGCCTCAACAGGGACGACGCGGCCCGGCTGGGCATTGCCAACGGCGACCGCATCGAGGTCAGCACCCCCGGAGCGCGTGTGCAAGGCGTGGCACTGGTGCGTGGGGGCATTGCACAGGGGGCAGTGGCCATCGAATACGGTTACGGACACAAGCAACTGGGTGCCGTGGCCCATACCGTGGATGGCAAGCTCACCGCCCACAACCCGCAGCACGGTCAGGGCGTGAATCTGAACAGCCTGGGCTTTGCCGACCCTACGCGGCCCGCCAAGGACAACGTCTGGATTGACTGGGTGTCGGGCGCGGTGGTTCGGCAGGGGCTGCCGGTCAAAGTGCGGCGCGTGTAA
- a CDS encoding MerR family transcriptional regulator, with product MGTQLPSIPAKRYFTIGEVAELCGVKPHVLRYWEQEFTQLRPMKRRGNRRYYQHHEVLMIRRIRDLLYDQGFTISGARNRLQDPVPSAHDEAPLPPVLMSELVSMRTGADIAQGAGTDVLGGLFDSNAVRQELFEIRALLSLN from the coding sequence ATGGGCACCCAGCTTCCATCCATTCCCGCCAAGCGGTACTTCACGATTGGTGAAGTTGCGGAGTTGTGTGGCGTCAAGCCACATGTCCTGCGCTATTGGGAGCAGGAATTCACCCAGTTGCGGCCCATGAAACGGCGAGGCAACCGCCGGTATTACCAGCACCACGAGGTGCTGATGATCCGACGCATCCGCGACTTGCTGTACGACCAGGGCTTCACCATCAGCGGGGCGCGCAATCGCTTGCAGGATCCAGTGCCTTCCGCGCACGATGAAGCGCCGCTGCCACCGGTGTTGATGTCGGAATTGGTGTCCATGCGCACGGGCGCAGACATCGCCCAAGGCGCGGGCACTGATGTGCTTGGCGGTTTGTTCGACAGCAATGCGGTGCGCCAGGAATTATTTGAAATTCGTGCATTGCTTTCCCTGAACTGA
- the pheT gene encoding phenylalanine--tRNA ligase subunit beta produces MQFPESWLREFCNPPLTTQELADTLTMAGLEVEELRPVAPPFTKIVVGEIKEAVQHPDADRLRVCQVDVGQGALLNIVCGAPNARVGIKVPCALVGAELPPGDDGKPFLIKVGKLRGVESQGMLCSARELKLSEDHGGLLELDTSAPVGQDIRVHLNLDDTLFTLKLTPNLAHCLSVYGIAREVSALTGVPLQQPSFPAVAAKLADKLPVKVSAPDLCGRFSGRIVRNVNTRAATPPWMLDRLARCGQRGVSPLVDISNYVMFELGRPSHIFDLDKIHGGLHVRWGKPGEQLKLLNGNTITVDDKVGVIADDNQVESLAGIMGGDATAVSDDTKHIYIEAAFWWPKAVAGRSRRFNFSTDAGHRFERGVDPSLTVEHIERITQLVIDICGTPETVCGPMDDQAMNLPVPQPVTLRVARAAKVIGMPLTPAQCADALQRLGLPVVQGEGTLTVTPPAYRFDITIEEDLIEEVARMVGYNNLPTTPPLAPITPKLAPEATRSPFAVRRSLAGLGYQETINFSFVEERWEHELAANVQPIKLLNPIASQMSVMRSTLLGSLLQVLKFNLDRKAQRVRVFELGRVFLRDASVRNTDTTVEGFLQPMRVAGLAYGPNDMLQWGRKEQAIDFFDVKGDVQALLAPLRATFEPGTHPAMHPGRCARVLVDGRAIGFVGELHPQWRQSWDLPQAPVMFELELDAVLQRVVPQFQPVAKHQAVERDLAVVVAERVTHTEVMDAIAAAVPGTMLRSAVLFDVYRPKPLRAGEVAPAGGLAAGEKSLAVRLTLGRAEATLTEAEIDTAVQAVVAQLVARTGGRLRV; encoded by the coding sequence ATGCAATTCCCCGAGTCCTGGTTGCGCGAATTCTGCAACCCACCGCTGACCACCCAAGAACTGGCCGACACCCTCACCATGGCGGGCCTGGAAGTCGAAGAGCTGCGCCCCGTGGCGCCGCCGTTCACCAAGATCGTGGTGGGCGAAATCAAGGAGGCCGTGCAGCACCCCGACGCCGACCGTCTGCGTGTGTGCCAAGTGGACGTGGGGCAGGGCGCCCTGCTCAACATCGTCTGTGGCGCACCCAATGCCCGCGTGGGCATCAAGGTGCCTTGCGCGTTGGTGGGCGCCGAGCTGCCGCCTGGCGATGACGGCAAGCCTTTCCTGATCAAGGTGGGCAAGCTGCGCGGCGTGGAGAGCCAGGGCATGCTGTGTTCTGCCCGTGAGCTCAAGCTGTCGGAAGACCATGGCGGCCTGCTGGAGCTGGATACCTCCGCGCCCGTGGGCCAGGACATTCGTGTGCATCTGAACCTGGATGACACGCTGTTCACCCTGAAGCTGACGCCCAATCTGGCGCATTGCCTGAGCGTGTATGGCATCGCGCGCGAAGTGTCCGCCCTCACAGGCGTGCCGCTGCAGCAGCCGTCGTTCCCCGCAGTGGCCGCCAAGTTGGCCGACAAACTGCCCGTGAAGGTGAGCGCGCCCGACCTGTGTGGCCGCTTCTCCGGCCGCATCGTGCGCAACGTGAACACACGCGCTGCCACGCCGCCATGGATGCTGGACCGCCTGGCCCGCTGCGGCCAGCGTGGCGTGTCGCCGCTGGTGGACATCTCGAACTATGTGATGTTCGAATTGGGCCGCCCGTCGCACATTTTTGACCTGGACAAGATCCACGGCGGCTTGCATGTGCGCTGGGGCAAGCCGGGTGAGCAGCTCAAGCTGCTCAATGGCAACACGATCACCGTGGACGACAAGGTGGGTGTGATCGCCGACGACAACCAGGTTGAATCGCTGGCCGGCATCATGGGTGGTGACGCGACCGCGGTGTCCGACGACACGAAGCACATCTACATCGAGGCCGCGTTCTGGTGGCCCAAGGCAGTGGCAGGCCGCTCGCGCCGCTTCAACTTCTCGACCGATGCCGGTCACCGCTTCGAGCGCGGCGTGGACCCGAGCCTGACTGTGGAGCACATCGAGCGCATCACCCAACTCGTCATCGATATCTGCGGTACGCCCGAGACGGTGTGCGGCCCCATGGATGACCAGGCGATGAACCTGCCTGTGCCGCAGCCCGTCACGCTGCGTGTGGCGCGTGCCGCTAAGGTTATCGGCATGCCGCTGACGCCAGCCCAGTGTGCCGATGCGTTGCAGCGCCTGGGACTGCCCGTGGTGCAGGGCGAGGGCACACTCACGGTCACGCCCCCCGCATACCGTTTCGATATCACCATCGAGGAAGACCTGATCGAAGAAGTTGCGCGCATGGTGGGCTATAACAACCTGCCCACCACGCCGCCGCTGGCGCCCATCACGCCCAAGCTGGCTCCCGAGGCCACGCGCAGCCCGTTTGCCGTGCGCCGCTCGCTGGCGGGCCTGGGCTACCAGGAGACGATCAACTTCAGCTTTGTGGAAGAGCGCTGGGAACATGAGCTGGCAGCCAATGTGCAGCCCATCAAGCTGCTCAACCCCATTGCAAGCCAGATGAGCGTCATGCGCTCTACGCTATTGGGTTCTCTGCTACAAGTTTTGAAGTTCAACCTGGACCGCAAGGCCCAGCGCGTGCGCGTGTTCGAACTGGGCCGCGTGTTCCTGCGCGACGCCAGCGTGCGCAACACCGACACCACGGTGGAAGGTTTCCTCCAGCCTATGCGTGTTGCCGGTCTGGCCTACGGCCCCAACGACATGCTGCAATGGGGCCGCAAGGAGCAGGCCATTGATTTTTTCGACGTGAAGGGCGATGTGCAAGCGCTGCTGGCGCCCTTGCGCGCCACGTTCGAGCCTGGCACCCACCCCGCGATGCACCCCGGCCGCTGCGCACGCGTGCTGGTGGACGGCCGCGCCATCGGTTTTGTGGGCGAGCTGCATCCGCAGTGGCGCCAGTCGTGGGATCTGCCCCAGGCGCCGGTGATGTTCGAGCTGGAGCTTGACGCGGTGCTGCAGCGCGTGGTGCCCCAGTTCCAGCCGGTCGCCAAGCACCAGGCGGTCGAGCGCGATCTGGCGGTGGTGGTGGCCGAGCGCGTGACGCATACCGAGGTGATGGATGCCATCGCGGCGGCTGTGCCCGGCACCATGCTGCGTTCCGCCGTGCTGTTTGACGTGTACCGACCCAAGCCCTTGCGCGCTGGCGAAGTTGCGCCCGCCGGCGGACTGGCTGCCGGCGAGAAGAGTCTGGCGGTGCGCCTGACGCTGGGGCGTGCCGAGGCAACGCTGACGGAAGCCGAGATCGATACTGCGGTGCAGGCTGTTGTGGCCCAATTGGTTGCCCGCACCGGTGGACGGTTGCGTGTTTGA